In the Patescibacteria group bacterium genome, TTCTGGCCACTGGTTGACTCCTTTAATTTTTTATTTCTATGATTACTCGTAATATTAATAGATGTTATGCTTAAAGTCAATTGCGACTATTGCAAAAAAATCCCTCAGGCAAATATTTTGTCGAGCTTCGGCTTATCAAATCCAACAACTATTTCGCCACCTGCGTCAATTACTGGAACACCCATTTGGCCAGATTTATCTACCATTTCCTGGACTCTATCTCGGCTTTCTGCTAAATCAACCAATTCATACTTAATATTGTTTTCTGCGAAATACTCTTTTACATTCTTACAAAACACACAAGTTGGGGTTGTGTATAATATTACTTTCTTATCTATATTTTGGTTCATATCGGCCTTTCTTTTTAATATACATAGTTTACCAGTTATTATTTCCTAGACAAATACTGAGAGGCACAAATGGCGGCTTTAGCCCCTTCACCGGCCGCAGTAATAATTTGTTTCTCTATAATATCAGTTATATCGCCAGCGGCGAATATACCTGGCTCAGATGTCATATTGTATTTATCTATTATGATCTCCGAGTTCTTGTTGAGCTTAACCAAGCCCTTTAAGTAGTCAGTTGCTGGTAAAGAACCGACCTCTATAAATACCCCCGAGACATTTAGATCCTTTGATAACCCCCCATCTCTGGACTTAATTCTGATTGACTCAACTGTTCGGTCGCCCTCGATCATAGAAACCTCGGTGTTATTAATTATTCTGATCTTAGGGATATCCAATACTTTCTCTTTCATTACTGGGTCGCCATTGAGCTCCTTCGTGATATTGACTATGTATATCTGATTGACTATTTTACTAACATTTAGGGCGGCGTCGAGAGCAGAATTGCCACCACCGATTATCGCCACATCCTTTCCCTTGAATAGCGGGCCATCACACCAGGCGCAATAAGCTACACCGCGATTCAAAAATTCTTTCTCGCCAGGGACGCCAAGTTCCATGGGTACTTTTCCACCAGCTATAATGATAGCTTTGGCCGACTCCTTTTTACCATCGCCAGTTTCTACCACAAAGTTTTTAGCTTTCTTATGGATTTTTGCGATACCAGAGATACTAATTCTGAGCTCTACATCGTCCTTAAACTCCTCCAAATGCTCTTCAAATTTCTTGACCAGATCTGGGCCAGTTATCATGCTAAAACCAAGATAGTTTTCGATGTCGCTACTCCATGAAGCCTGCCCACCGATGTCCTTTGTGATTACTAGGGTCCTTAGCTTTTTTCTTGCAGCGTAGACTCCAGCCGTCATCCCGGCAGGTCCTGCGCCTATAATTATTAAGTCATAAATACTGTTCATACTCTTGCTATTTCCTTTGGATTATAATCTTTGGGGGCCTTGGCGAGCAAATTTAGCAATTTAGGCTTAGATAGCAAGCCAGCTTGAGCCCCTAATTGCTGGACTACACTCATTGGGTTAATTGGCGACCATTTAAGTGCCGTAATAATGCTTTCGCCTGCCACAAGTGCTGCTAAAAATGTCGAGGTATACGCATCACCGCACCCAGTGCGGTCAAATGGATTCTTTGGATCAGGGTAATTGCGCATACTATATATTGTCTCGCCATCACTAGCGTAGCTGCCATTTGGCCCATCTGTTATTACTACAATCTTGGGCCCGTAGCCATGTAAAATCCTTACTAGCGTGGGGATG is a window encoding:
- a CDS encoding FAD-dependent oxidoreductase is translated as MNSIYDLIIIGAGPAGMTAGVYAARKKLRTLVITKDIGGQASWSSDIENYLGFSMITGPDLVKKFEEHLEEFKDDVELRISISGIAKIHKKAKNFVVETGDGKKESAKAIIIAGGKVPMELGVPGEKEFLNRGVAYCAWCDGPLFKGKDVAIIGGGNSALDAALNVSKIVNQIYIVNITKELNGDPVMKEKVLDIPKIRIINNTEVSMIEGDRTVESIRIKSRDGGLSKDLNVSGVFIEVGSLPATDYLKGLVKLNKNSEIIIDKYNMTSEPGIFAAGDITDIIEKQIITAAGEGAKAAICASQYLSRK
- a CDS encoding glutaredoxin family protein yields the protein MNQNIDKKVILYTTPTCVFCKNVKEYFAENNIKYELVDLAESRDRVQEMVDKSGQMGVPVIDAGGEIVVGFDKPKLDKIFA